Proteins co-encoded in one Echeneis naucrates chromosome 22, fEcheNa1.1, whole genome shotgun sequence genomic window:
- the LOC115036202 gene encoding uncharacterized protein LOC115036202, producing MADASKAAASAGGPDGAAAPQTLRSKGLGLLRKVKVSVELLLALAALLSWVVVGVVMFDFVEYKAVPDIHQIITDPVQAVNDAVDEVSSLLHKFQECAPDLSDPMSAATYTAEEISAAKDVFVRRFSDEDGNFYLSYIDPVVIGRQAFHSTNDFVCAVVGSFRDTLCAIVDTILDTISDINKGLIDLSYIDPVVIGRGIFNFTNDNVGGIMSYIRDVFCAIVDSILDIIKGTTDISFIDPVVIGRNVFSVTNDFMSGVAGYVQDVLCAILDVILDAFKAIQDVVGFSPMSVLKRTAEITTEQINMLVSYVSTTLTGEQGIMPDVSIDPMKLIEDAVLEFSDKKDLFVAYMSSMIVGDQGEPVATPVVNVVTEKDETVASPADINLVRGKDKFLPPLEKVAEIAQAVPAAVLSEDSKTDEKEAEAATETDVPEAEEDDARLVDHEETEHEPPHDDDDSNKEDDVEEEKAEEAEEEEVDIEIGEEKEKTEVKEDIVAKEEEELKTEEEEYEQGERDFRPEMVDEDEEEAKTDNLVVEEAKTADLEEDEEEEAKTEDLEDDEEEEAKTADLEEDDDDEEEDEEAKTEVLEEDDDDEEAKTEFDKTDEHDQDQHEDTLHDKLEPEIEDDEAGHEELSVQHLDLEILPAKKLNNVSVVPKSDDEEETILLPAGSDEDEYSDTFELRDENNNNSERGKTEPKQKKKLHFPFERIRRVGSRASHKEEVHHKKVDKE from the exons ATGGCTGACG CAAGCAAAGCTGCGGCCTCAGCAGGGGGGCCCGATGGAGCGGCAGCCCCTCAGACTCTCCGGTCTAAAGGTCTGGGGCTGCTCAGGAAGGTGAAAGTGTCTGTGGAGCTGTTGTTGGcactggctgctctgctgtccTGGGTGGTTGTGGGCGTGGTGATGTTTGACTTCGTGGAGTACAAGGCAGTCCCAG ACATTCACCAAATCATTACGGACCCTGTGCAAGCAGTAAACGACGCTGTAGATGAAGTGTCCAGTCTGCTTCATAAATTTCAAg AGTGTGCACCTGATTTAAGTGACCCCATGTCTGCGGCAACTTACACAGCTGAGGAAATATCAGCCGCAAAAGATGTATTTGTTCGACGTTTTTCAGATGAAGACG GAAACTTCTACCTCAGCTACATAGACCCTGTGGTCATAGGTAGACAAGCTTTCCACTCAACTAACGACTTTGTGTGCGCCGTGGTGGGCTCCTTCAGGGACACACTGTGTGCTATTGTGGATACTATATTGGATACTATATCAGATATAAACAAAG gacTGATTGACCTTAGTTACATTGACCCTGTGGTCATAGGCAGAGGCATCTTCAATTTTACAAATGACAATGTCGGTGGAATAATGAGCTACATCCGGGACGTCTTTTGTGCCATCGTAGACAGTATACTGGATATAATAAAAG GAACCACTGACATTAGCTTCATTGACCCCGTGGTCATTGGCAGAAATGTCTTCAGTGTTACTAATGACTTTATGAGTGGAGTAGCGGGATATGTCCAGGATGTGCTTTGTGCAATCTTAGATGTAATACTGGACGCATTCAAAG CTATCCAGGATGTTGTGGGTTTCAGTCCCATGTCGGTTCTCAAGAGAACAGCAGAAATCACCACAGAACAAATCAACATGCTTGTGAGCTACGTCTCCACAACACTGACTGGTGAACAAG GCATCATGCCGGACGTGTCCATCGACCCCATGAAACTCATCGAGGATGCCGTGTTGGAGTTCTCAGACAAGAAGGATTTGTTTGTGGCGTACATGTCAAGCATGATCGTTGGTGATCAAG GTGAACCTGTTGCCACACCAGTCGTAAATGTAGTAACTGAAAAAG atGAAACTGTGGCTTCTCCAGCCGATATAAATCTGGTGAGAGGAAAAG ATAAATTTCTTCCACCTTTGGAAAAAG TTGCAGAGATTGCGCAGGCTGTTCCTGCTGCGGTGCTAAGTGAAGACTCAAAGACTGATGAGAAGGAGGCTGAAGCTGCCACTGAAACAGATGTgccagaggcagaggaggatgatg CGAGACTTGTCGACCATGAAGAAACTGAACACGAACCAcctcatgatgatgatgacagcaaCAAGGAGGATGACGtagaggaagagaaagcagaagaggcagaggaggaagaggtggataTTGAAATAggtgaggagaaggagaagacagaggTAAAGGAAGATATTGTTgctaaggaggaggaggaattaaAAACGGAGGAAGAGGAATATGAACAGGGAGAAAGGGACTTTAGGCCAGAGATGGTTgatgaagacgaggaggaggccAAGACTGACAATTTGGTGGTAGAGGAGGCCAAAACTGCAGATttggaagaagatgaggaggaggaggccaaaactgaagatttggaagatgatgaggaggaggaggccaaaaCTGCAGATttggaagaagatgatgatgatgaggaggaggatgaggaggccAAAACTGAGGttttggaggaagatgatgatgatgaggaggccAAAACTGAG TTTGACAAAACTGATGAGCATGACCAAGACCAACATGAGGACACTTTACATGACAAACTAGAACCTGAGATTGAGGACGACGAAGCTGGACATGAAGAGCTGTCAGTCCAACATCTTGATCTTGAAATTCTGCCAGCCAAAAAGCTCAACAACGTCAGCGTTGTTCCCAAATCTGACGATGAAGAAGAAACCATACTGCTTCCAGCTGGATCTGACGAAGACGAATACTCAGACACCTTTGAGCTTCgtgatgaaaacaacaacaacagcgagCGCGGGAAAACTGAAcccaaacaaaagaagaaacttCACTTTCCGTTTGAGAGGATCAGAAGAGTCGGATCCAGAGCTTCTCACAAAGAGGAAGTACATCACAAGAAAGTGGATAAAG AGTAA
- the LOC115036173 gene encoding uncharacterized protein LOC115036173 codes for MRRSEEAPELKVFSVADKSRSPPHLLNLLHENDRPSCCIDAHYICRSRRRGGRVNHSARMVDRAEWTDHRQPEDRVASFSHVNFPHHFPGVHHPHPAETRQTGVRGQCSYWDYGPNRCGTEPAITDTTGGVYGYHSQLQSDDEDEEELELPLPLRSDDEWQHNSPFVPPHHHSHNCEQGWDDLSPVNRDLLWPCHQFSPCQHRCSCDEPKNGLQHRGVSGLTDSVAQGGVSVNMPQFAIPPACGVSQVSVMNLSSVGAEAPVSDPHERRRTISLPDEHRNIFITYSSDVHSEMAPFVDFLTNQGFQPAIDIFDNTIRRMDIIKWKDSYLKDPSTLIIIAISPKYMDDIGGCAEDSHGLHTKYIHSMLQHEFIQQGSLNFRFIPVLFLNALQKHVPSWLQNTHVYRWPQDTEDLLLRLLREERYVPPPVPVELTIVIRPVVPNGAATM; via the exons ATGAGGAGATCTGAGGAAGCACCAGAATTAAAAGTCTTTTCCGTTGCGGATAAGTCCAGAAGTCCCCCTCACCTTTTGAACCTTCTTCATGAAAACGACAGACCAAGCTGTTGCATTGACGCACATTATATCTGCCGAAGCAGGCGCAGAGGTGGTCGAGTGAATCATTCTGCTCGTATGGTGGATCGTGCGGAGTGGACGGATCACAGGCAGCCAGAGGACAGAGTAGCCAGTTTTTCCCACGTGAATTTCCCTCATCACTTTCCTGGAGTCCATCACCCACATCCTGCTGAAACCAGGCAGACGGGCGTGAGAGGACAGTGCAGCTACTGGGACTATGGGCCAAACCGGTGTGGGACAGAGCCTGCAATCACAGATACAACTGG GGGGGTGTATGGATACCATTCCCAGCTTCAGAGTGATGACGAGGATGAAGAGGAGCTTGAGTTGCCATTGCCGCTGAGATCTGATGATGAGTGGCAGCACAACAGTCCCTTTGTGCCACCTCACCACCATAGTCACAACTGTG AACAAGGGTGGGACGACCTCAGCCCAGTCAACAGGGACCTGCTATGGCCGTGTCACCAATTTTCTCCCTGCCAGCATAGGTGTTCCTGTGATGAGCCTAAAAACGG GCTCCAACATCGTGGTGTCAGCGGTTTGACTGACAGCGTGGCCCAGGGAGGCGTGTCAGTTAACATGCCTCAGTTCGCCATCCCCCCGGCGTGTGGCGTGTCTCAGGTCAGTGTGATGAACCTGAGCTCAGTGGGAGCAGAGGCACCAGTCTCAGATCCACATGAGAGAAGAAGAACCATCAGTCTGCCTGACGAGCATC GAAACATCTTTATAACGTATTCTTCAGACGTGCACTCTGAGATGGCCCCCTTTGTGGACTTCCTTACAAACCAAGGTTTTCAACCAGCT ATTGACATATTTGACAACACTATTAGACGCATGGACATCATCAAGTGGAAAGACAGTTACCTGAAAGAT CCATCGACCCTGATTATAATCGCCATCAGTCCAAAGTACATGGATGACATAGGAGGCTGTGCGGAAGACAGTCACGGCCTACACACTAAATACATTCACTCCATG CTGCAGCATGAATTCATCCAGCAAGGCAGCTTGAATTTCAGATTCATCCCAGTTCTCTTTCTCAATGCACTGCAG AAGCACGTCCCTAGTTGGCTTCAGAACACGCATGTTTACCGCTGGCCTCAGGACACCGAGGATTTGTTACTGCGGCTGCTGAGGGAGGAGCGGTACGTTCCTCCTCCTGTGCCCGTGGAGCTCACCATCGTCATCAGGCCCGTGGTCCCGAATGGTGCAGCTACAATGTAG
- the marcksb gene encoding myristoylated alanine-rich protein kinase C substrate b — MGAQISKTAGKEEAAVEKPAEGAAVAAKSNGQENGHAKTNGDTSPAAEEANKADVQTNGSTPTEEAPKEDGDKVEVAEANGEKEPPATNGEASAKPEEGTQSTSEDGKQKKKRFSFKKPSFKLSGFSFKKTKKESEEATEEGAAAAAEPAEGEKGASEEAAAEEAKPAEASEEGAKEAAAEEPKVEEEEEVKVEEATAAGEEKPAEASPTEPETAASPEAAAAAE; from the exons atgggaGCTCAAATCTCCAAAACCGCCGGAAAGGAGGAAGCTGCGGTGGAAAAGCCCGCAGAAGGTGCAGCTGTCGCAGCCAAGTCAAACGGACAG GAGAATGGGCATGCTAAGACCAATGGCGATACCTctccagctgcagaggaggCCAACAAAGCTGATGTCCAGACCAACGGCAGCACTCCTACTGAGGAGGCACCAAAGGAAGACGGTGACAAAGTAGAAGTTGCCGAGGCCAATGGCGAGAAGGAGCCCCCGGCCACAAATGGAGAGGCTTCTGCTAAGCCGGAAGAAGGCACCCAATCCACCAGCGAGGACGGCAAGCAGAAGAAAAAGCGCTTCTCTTTCAAGAAACCCTCCTTCAAGCTGAGCGGCTTCTCTTTCAAGAAAACCAAGAAGGAGTCAGAGGAGGCCACAGAAGAAGGAGCGGCGGCCGCAGCCGAACCAGCCGAAGGAGAAAAGGGGGCGTCTGAGGAGGCAGCCGCCGAGGAGGCCAAGCCGGCCGAGGCCAGTGAGGAAGGAGCCAAGGAGGCTGCAGCTGAGGAGCCAaaggttgaggaggaggaggaggtgaaggtggAAGAGGCGACAGCAGCGGGAGAGGAGAAACCAGCTGAAGCTTCACCCACTGAGCCAGAAACGGCAGCCAGCCCAGaagctgccgccgccgccgagTAA
- the fyna gene encoding tyrosine-protein kinase fyna encodes MGCVQCKDKEAAKLTDDRETSLSHNSGYRYGSDPTPQHYPSFGVTTIPNYNNFHSAATQGVTVFGGVHTSSQSGTLRSRGGTGVTLFVALYDYEARTEDDLSFRKGERFQILNSTEGDWWEARSLTTGGTGYIPSNYVAPVDSIQAEDWYFGKLGRKDAERQLLSNGNARGTFLIRESETTKGAYSLSIQDWDDIKGDHVKHYKIRKLDSGGYYITTRAQFETLQQLVQHYSARAAGLCCRLIVPCHKGMPRLTDLSVKTKDVWEIPRESLQLIKRLGNGQFGEVWMGTWNGTTKVAVKTLKPGTMSPESFLEEAQIMKKLRHDKLVQLYAVVSEEPIYIVTEYMSKGSLLDFLKDGEGRGLKLPNLVDMAAQVAAGMAYIERMNYIHRDLRSANILVGDSLVCKIADFGLARLIEDNEYTARQGAKFPIKWTAPEAALYGKFTIKSDVWSFGILLTELVTKGRVPYPGMNNREVLEQVERGYRMPCPQDCPTSLHELMVQCWKKDPEERPTFEYLQAFLEDYFTATEPQYQPGDNL; translated from the exons ATGGGCTGTGTCCAATGTAAGGATAAAGAAGCAGCAAAACTCACTGATGACCGGGAGACCAGCCTCTCCCACAACTCGGGATACCGCTATGGCTCCGACCCCACGCCGCAGCACTACCCAAGCTTTGGGGTCACCACCATCCCCAACTACAACAACTTCCACAGCGCCGCCACACAGGGGGTGACCGTGTTCGGAGGAGTCCACACCTCCTCGCAGTCTGGGACGCTTCGTTCCCGTGGAGGAACAG gGGTGACTCTGTTTGTGGCTCTTTACGACTACGAAGCCAGGACTGAGGATGACCTCAGCTTCAGAAAGGGGGAGAGGTTTCAGATCCTCAACAGCAC cgAGGGAGACTGGTGGGAGGCTCGTTCTCTCACTACAGGTGGAACTGGCTACATTCCAAGCAATTACGTAGCTCCGGTGGACTCGATCCAAGCTGAGGA cTGGTATTTTGGCAAATTAGGTCGAAAGGATGCAGAGAGGCAACTGCTCTCCAACGGCAATGCCAGAGGCACTTTCCTAATCCGTGAGAGTGAAACAACCAAAG GAGCCTACTCCCTCTCCATCCAGGACTGGGATGACATCAAGGGAGACCACGTCAAACACTATAAGATTCGCAAGCTGGACAGTGGAGGCTATTACATCACCACCAGAGCCCAGTTTGAAACGCTGCAGCAGCTAGTACAGCATTACTCTG CCAGGGCTGCAGGGCTGTGCTGCCGCCTGATTGTGCCGTGCCACAAAGGCATGCCTCGTTTGACAGATCTGTCTGTCAAAACCAAAGACGTGTGGGAGATTCCGCGAGAGTCACTGCAGCTCATCAAGCGGCTCGGGAATGGCCAGTTCGGCGAGGTCTGGATGG gcACATGGAATGGCACCACTAAAGTGGCGGTGAAGACCTTGAAGCCTGGCACCATGTCACCGGAGTCCTTCTTGGAGGAGGCTCAGATCATGAAGAAGCTCCGACATGACAAGCTGGTGCAGCTCTATGCTGTGGTGTCTGAAGAACCCATCTATATCGTCACTGAGTACATGAGCAAAG ggaGTTTGCTTGATTTCCTTAAGGACGGTGAAGGACGAGGCCTCAAATTGCCAAATCTAGTGGACATGGCAGCGCAG GTGGCAGCGGGCATGGCATATATCGAGAGGATGAACTACATCCACAGAGACTTGCGCTCTGCCAACATCCTAGTCGGGGACAGTCTGGTGTGTAAGATCGCTGACTTTGGTCTGGCCAGGCTCATCGAGGACAATGAATACACAGCAAGACAAG gTGCAAAGTTTCCCATTAAGTGGACTGCTCCTGAGGCAGCTCTTTACGGGAAATTCACCATTAAGTCAGACGTCTGGTCATTTGGCATCCTCCTGACAGAACTGGTGACCAAGGGCAGGGTGCCCTATCCAG GTATGAACAACCGTGAGGTGCTGGAGCAGGTGGAGCGAGGCTACCGGATGCCGTGTCCGCAGGACTGCCCCACGTCCCTTCACGAGCTGATGGTGCAGTGCTGGAAGAAAGACCCAGAGGAGAGGCCCACCTTTGAGTACCTGCAAGCCTTTTTGGAGGACTACTTCACTGCCACTGAGCCGCAATACCAGCCTGGGGATAATCTCTGA